Sequence from the Thermincola ferriacetica genome:
TGTAGTAGTCCAATCCCCGAACCAGGCGGTCATCAATTATGTATTCGATACCGATGGCATCTAGGTAATTTTTTACTTTTTCAAAATGCTCCCGACAATCGTCGCAAAGACAGCTCAGAGTAGTTGGCGCCCCTTCGCTTACCAACCGGCAGGCTTCTTCCTTGCAGTCAAGAATACGCATGGGATTGCGGTCGTACCTGGACCGGCATAAAGCACAAAGCCTGTCCAATTTCCCAGCCAAAAATTTCTGCAGTTCCTCTCTATGCTTCGGTCGGCAAACAGGACAGCCCACACTGTTGATATGCAGCTCCAGGTCCCGCAAACCTAACCGGTTGTAAAAATCCATGGCCATACTGATTACCTCGGCATCAACCACCGGGTCATCGCTGCCGAAAACCTCCACTCCAAACTGGTGAAACTGCCTGTATCGCCCGGCCTGCACATTGGCATACCGGAACATAGGTCCCTCATAATAGACCTTTATGGGCAGCGGCTGGGCATAAAGCTTGTGTTCCACAAAAGCGCGTACAGCCGACGCCGTCATTTCCGGACGCAGGGTCAGGCTGCGTTTTCCCTTGTCCTGAAAGGTGTACATTTCCTTTTCCACTACGTCAGTGGTATCGCCAACCCCGCGTAAGAACAATTCCGTATGTTCAAATATTGGCGTTCTGATTTCTGCATATCCATACTCACGGCAGATTTCCTTGATAATTTTCTCTAGGAAATGCCATTTTTCCACCTGCCCGGGCAGAATATCATTTGTCCCTTTAGGACCCGTTGTTAACATTTATGACACCTCGCTTACCGAATAATGTGCCGATAACAAAAATTAAACTCCCGTCTCTGACAATAACTATTTATTGACAGGGACGAGAGTTAAAAACCCCGCGGTACCACCCTGGTTGGACAATTTGCATTAATTGTCCCCCTCAGACTTTTTAACGGTAGTCAACCGGAAAAACCTACTAAAATAATGTTCAGTATTCGACTTCCGGGTGTTTTTTCGCTGACATTTTTTAAAGATACTTTCAGTCACGGTATCTTCTCCCTGAAAAAAAGAGGTCAGTTACTCTCCCGTTCATCGTCTTTGCTCTTTATTAATTTACAGATTCAATTTCAATTATAAATTTTATCCAAATATACAGCGCTTGTCAACCTGACCCACGTATGTATTTCCTTGGCCGCTTAGAGGCTCCAACGCCACTTTATCCGGTCGCCCTTTAAAACACCCTTATTTACCGGGAGCCAGGCAAAGTGGGACGGAATTTTATGAGTCGGGTTTTTTAATACGATATGAATTGCTCCTACACAGGCGCCAAAATAGTCGTAGCGCAACATTATAATGTCTTCATCAGGTACCGGTAAACTCTCCCTGAACTTTTTTAAAATCTCTTCTCGGGTGGCAGCTCCTATTTCCGGCCGCCTGGGGTTCCAAACAGATTTATAAACGTACCTCTTTTCGTCATCGGTCAAACGCATCCATTCCTCAAAAGTCAAGTCTTTTGCCAGCTTCGCCCGGTCCAACTGTGTACTTCCCTCAAGCATAGTCAGACTCATAAAATCACACTCCTTTGTGTGGATTTGCCCGCCATTTGTTCTCATTTTCACAAACTATGTAAAAATTTAACCTGAATATCCCGTAATATCTTATTCAAGTACCTTCCAATTAAATGCAAAATGAACAAAAAATATATTACAGCCACTTAGTTTGAAAATGACTTGTCATATTTATACAAATTTTCTTCTTCATAGAGCTTTCTACAAATGGCCATCATTTTCCTTCCCTTGCCTGGTATTTATTTTTTACCTGTTCAAGCCTGGATATCTTTTTTTCGAGCAGTTCATCCACGCGATTTATATAAGCTTCCGGGTCTTTCGGGTTATAAAGATTTGTCAATGTCCAGTCGGCAGGGTTGACAAATTTGGAACCGGCTCCTGCTCCCAAACCGATAACGGTCTGTCTTTCCTCGATAACCTGGATATTATAAATACAGTCATAACCCTCCACAGCATATCCCCTGTTTTCCGTTGGACCGACCATATATTTCTGCCTGTAAAGGTAGTAAGGGTGCATACCCCATTTCTCCGTATATTCCTCTGTAATTGCCAGCATTTTGGTTATTTCCGTTTCTTCAGGCAATTCGTACCGTTCCCTGTTCTCCCGAATCTGGGACGCCCTTTTCACAGCCAGGGTATGTACCGTAAGATTTTCCGGCGCCAGGGGTTCAATTTTCAGTAAAGTATTTTCCACATCAGGCGCTGTTTCGCCGGGTAAACCAATGATGATATCCATATTAATATTATTAAACCCTGCTTGCCTGGCCATTTTAAAGGCAGATTCAATATCTTCGGGCGTATGCAGCCGGCCGATGTTATTTAACGTCCTGATGTTCATGGACTGGGGGTTAATACTTAACCTGGTAACCCCCAATTTCCTGCTTACAGCCAGTTTTTCTCTGGTCAGCGTATCAGGACGTCCGGCTTCAAGGGTTATTTCCCGCACCGTAGTAAACGGAATTGCTTTATCCAAGGATTCCAGCAGTTCTGACAGTATTTTCTCCTCCAGGGCAGTAGGCGTTCCGCCTCCTAAATAAATGGTCTGCACCTGCCAGCCTTCCGCCCGCAGAAAGCCGGCAATCCCAGCAATCTCCTTTTTCAAAGCAACCACAAAAGGAGCAATCATACCGGCGTATTTACTTACCGGGTACGCCGGGAAGGAACAGTAGGCACACCTGGTGGGGCAAAAAGGAATCCCCACATAAAGACTGACGGTTTGTTCCGCCTCTTCAGGCCCTAAAATGTATTTGCGGTTGTTTAACGCCACTTTTAAAAGACCCTCAGCTTTGACTTCGTCCATATCATAACTTTTCAACAGATGTTCTCGTATTGTCTCTTTGTCCCATCCCATATCCAGCAGGCGGTGAACTATTTTCGTGGGACGAATGCCTGTAAGGATTCCATAAGGTAGGGGTTTCAACCCGCATACCTTCAGCACAGACCTGTATACGGCCTGTTTAACCATGCGTTTGAGCTGGTTATGAGCTTCCCCGGCAATCAAAACGTCTTCTTTAATACATTCCATGTCCCGGCTCCCGCCTTTTACTGCCGTTGCCCCGGCGAAAAGTTTCCGCCCGGATGTTGCGGTAATACTTATATCCAGGTCAGCCTGGCTTAAAAAACCAGGCGCCACAAATTCAGCGGGCCCCAGCAGCGCCCGTAATATATCATGGCAGACCCGGTCGAAACCTTTTTCCGCATTAATTCTGACTTTCATGCTTTTTCCCTTCCCCCGGTCCGACCGGGATACCCACTATCGCCGCCAATTCTTTTCGCCGCTGCAGAAAATCTTTTTTCAGCAAGCCCATTAGGATGATATCAATATATGTACCGTTTTTGTAAAGTCCTTCCCGCTGGACTCCTTCCTGGACAAAACCAAGTTTTTCATAGAAGCGGCGGGCCCGTTC
This genomic interval carries:
- the hisS gene encoding histidine--tRNA ligase codes for the protein MLTTGPKGTNDILPGQVEKWHFLEKIIKEICREYGYAEIRTPIFEHTELFLRGVGDTTDVVEKEMYTFQDKGKRSLTLRPEMTASAVRAFVEHKLYAQPLPIKVYYEGPMFRYANVQAGRYRQFHQFGVEVFGSDDPVVDAEVISMAMDFYNRLGLRDLELHINSVGCPVCRPKHREELQKFLAGKLDRLCALCRSRYDRNPMRILDCKEEACRLVSEGAPTTLSCLCDDCREHFEKVKNYLDAIGIEYIIDDRLVRGLDYYTKTAFEIMAADIGAQSSIGGGGRYNGLIEQVGGPPTPGIGFALGLERILATMERQGIEIPVENRCDIYLAPLGEEAKLKSFRILDILRRSGLAAEIDNLNRSLKAQMKFANRLKAKYVVILGENELNRGIAAVRNMADGQQEEIALDELINYLKKID
- the hemZ gene encoding coproporphyrinogen dehydrogenase HemZ; this encodes MKVRINAEKGFDRVCHDILRALLGPAEFVAPGFLSQADLDISITATSGRKLFAGATAVKGGSRDMECIKEDVLIAGEAHNQLKRMVKQAVYRSVLKVCGLKPLPYGILTGIRPTKIVHRLLDMGWDKETIREHLLKSYDMDEVKAEGLLKVALNNRKYILGPEEAEQTVSLYVGIPFCPTRCAYCSFPAYPVSKYAGMIAPFVVALKKEIAGIAGFLRAEGWQVQTIYLGGGTPTALEEKILSELLESLDKAIPFTTVREITLEAGRPDTLTREKLAVSRKLGVTRLSINPQSMNIRTLNNIGRLHTPEDIESAFKMARQAGFNNINMDIIIGLPGETAPDVENTLLKIEPLAPENLTVHTLAVKRASQIRENRERYELPEETEITKMLAITEEYTEKWGMHPYYLYRQKYMVGPTENRGYAVEGYDCIYNIQVIEERQTVIGLGAGAGSKFVNPADWTLTNLYNPKDPEAYINRVDELLEKKISRLEQVKNKYQAREGK